One Novosphingobium sp. G106 DNA segment encodes these proteins:
- a CDS encoding sugar phosphate isomerase/epimerase, with product MHPAISINTLCLPFAPLGALADRVARIGARGISPDLEQILAFGVRESAQTMGDAGLEVATLTHRAFAYATPSEAEAGRERLSRTIDIAGEIGARTITMTTGGRGALSWPQAAERFAEAMAPYAEAARAVGIRLGIEPTSHLYADASLAHRLADPTTLARRAGIDVTIDLFACWVDTDIDTAMADAAPLTALVQVSDYVYGDRGLPCRAVPGDGAVPLDRLIPAIIRAGFTGWFDLEIIGPRLQAEGEDTGLRRAADFIGKLLETA from the coding sequence ATGCATCCCGCGATCTCGATCAACACGCTGTGCCTGCCGTTCGCTCCGCTGGGCGCCCTGGCGGATCGAGTGGCGCGTATCGGCGCGCGCGGGATCAGCCCCGATCTCGAGCAGATCCTAGCCTTCGGCGTGCGCGAGAGCGCGCAGACGATGGGTGACGCCGGCCTCGAAGTGGCGACGCTGACCCATCGCGCTTTTGCCTATGCCACACCGTCCGAAGCCGAGGCGGGCCGCGAGCGGCTCAGCCGGACGATCGACATCGCGGGCGAGATCGGCGCGCGGACGATCACCATGACCACCGGCGGACGCGGCGCGCTGAGCTGGCCGCAAGCCGCCGAGCGCTTCGCCGAAGCGATGGCGCCTTACGCCGAGGCCGCGCGCGCGGTGGGAATCCGGCTCGGAATCGAACCCACCTCGCATCTCTATGCCGACGCCTCGCTCGCGCACCGGCTTGCCGATCCCACGACGCTGGCGCGCAGGGCGGGGATCGACGTGACGATCGACCTCTTCGCCTGCTGGGTCGATACCGACATCGACACCGCGATGGCCGATGCCGCGCCGCTCACCGCGCTCGTCCAGGTGAGCGACTACGTCTACGGCGACCGCGGCCTGCCTTGCCGGGCGGTGCCGGGCGACGGCGCGGTACCGCTGGACCGGCTGATCCCGGCGATCATCCGCGCGGGCTTTACCGGGTGGTTCGATCTGGAGATCATCGGACCGCGGCTGCAGGCGGAAGGCGAGGATACAGGCCTGCGCCGCGCCGCCGACTTCATCGGCAAATTGCTGGAGACCGCCTAA
- a CDS encoding amidohydrolase family protein encodes MEIRLLIKGGTIVDGSGAPAYAADVRVADGRITEIGTGLQAGPGERIIDAADCYVAPGFIETHNHWDGGVWWNPNLEPLPGYGATTSINGNCGFSLAPAPQTDEDRQNVIDIFNYFEDIPEEPMRQIVPWDWKKWSEYKASMQAKVKLPLHFGAFCGHIPLRLCVMGQEAWNRAATPAEIDLMCELLDDALAAGAMGLSSNYLDYDKFERPLPSQQADDAEFEALLGVLARYPGATFQIILDYFMRKTANASLERFGRLAKAAGIRMQWAGMPALEYMADQLPRAEELHEEFKAEGLEIYTSFNVISPTSVINFGRTLVFGQNGNPVWQELVNTPGWDAKAAMLADPEWRARARASWDNQFAHSYLHVPSANLLRESESGYGPTGVTLADYMAQTGIEHASDAMAEWVLNNGQESTILKKSWEKSEPVLEKLLVDSHSLANVSDAGAHGKLFCGAGYNVFLLTDYVRDRKVISLEQGVHMLTWRLADFFGLHDRGLIEVGKVADITVFNLDEIEMRPEKKIWDVWDGTGGRTYRYTRDPAPMRLTLVAGVPTFDNGEFTGRYPGEFIGPETAHAHSLAEAAE; translated from the coding sequence ATGGAAATTCGTTTGCTGATCAAAGGTGGAACAATCGTCGATGGGTCTGGTGCGCCGGCTTATGCGGCGGATGTCCGCGTGGCCGACGGACGAATCACGGAGATCGGAACCGGCCTTCAGGCTGGCCCGGGAGAGCGCATCATCGATGCCGCTGACTGCTATGTCGCCCCGGGCTTCATCGAGACGCATAACCATTGGGATGGCGGCGTCTGGTGGAATCCCAATCTCGAGCCGCTTCCGGGCTATGGCGCTACGACCTCGATCAACGGCAATTGCGGCTTCTCGCTCGCGCCCGCGCCGCAGACCGACGAAGACCGGCAGAACGTCATCGATATCTTCAATTACTTCGAGGACATCCCCGAAGAGCCGATGCGCCAGATCGTCCCGTGGGACTGGAAGAAATGGAGCGAGTACAAGGCTTCGATGCAGGCCAAGGTGAAGCTGCCGCTGCATTTTGGCGCCTTCTGCGGCCACATTCCGCTGCGCCTCTGCGTGATGGGCCAGGAGGCCTGGAACCGCGCGGCGACACCTGCGGAAATCGACCTAATGTGCGAACTGCTCGACGATGCGCTGGCCGCCGGCGCGATGGGGCTGTCGTCGAACTATCTCGACTACGACAAGTTCGAACGTCCGCTGCCCTCGCAGCAGGCCGACGATGCGGAGTTCGAGGCGCTATTGGGTGTGCTGGCCCGTTATCCCGGTGCGACCTTCCAGATCATCCTAGACTACTTCATGCGCAAGACCGCCAATGCATCGCTCGAACGCTTCGGCCGGCTGGCGAAGGCGGCCGGTATCCGGATGCAATGGGCCGGCATGCCGGCGCTCGAATACATGGCCGACCAGCTGCCCCGGGCCGAGGAACTGCACGAGGAGTTCAAGGCCGAGGGCCTGGAAATCTACACCTCCTTCAACGTGATATCGCCGACCTCGGTGATCAATTTCGGTCGCACCCTCGTCTTCGGGCAGAACGGCAATCCGGTGTGGCAGGAACTGGTCAACACGCCGGGCTGGGACGCCAAGGCGGCCATGCTTGCCGATCCGGAATGGCGGGCGCGGGCGCGTGCCTCATGGGATAACCAGTTCGCTCATTCGTACCTGCATGTCCCCAGCGCCAATCTGCTGCGCGAGAGCGAATCCGGCTATGGGCCCACCGGCGTCACGCTAGCGGACTACATGGCGCAGACCGGTATCGAGCACGCCTCGGACGCCATGGCGGAATGGGTGCTCAACAACGGCCAGGAATCGACCATCCTCAAGAAGAGCTGGGAGAAGAGCGAGCCGGTACTCGAGAAGCTGCTGGTCGATAGCCACTCGCTGGCCAACGTCAGCGACGCCGGCGCGCATGGCAAGCTGTTCTGCGGCGCGGGCTACAACGTCTTCCTGCTCACCGACTATGTGCGCGACCGCAAGGTGATCTCGCTCGAACAGGGCGTGCACATGCTGACGTGGCGGCTGGCCGATTTCTTCGGCCTGCACGACCGCGGACTGATCGAAGTGGGCAAAGTGGCTGACATCACCGTGTTCAACCTTGATGAGATAGAGATGCGGCCGGAAAAGAAAATCTGGGACGTGTGGGACGGCACCGGTGGACGCACCTATCGCTACACCCGCGACCCGGCGCCGATGCGGCTAACGCTGGTCGCCGGCGTTCCGACTTTCGACAACGGCGAGTTCACCGGGCGTTATCCGGGTGAATTCATCGGCCCGGAAACGGCGCACGCCCATTCATTGGCAGAGGCCGCGGAGTAG
- a CDS encoding SDR family NAD(P)-dependent oxidoreductase, whose translation MARFDGKVAIVTGGARGIGAAIVARLASEGAKVMIADVNAPAETGEHVAFLKTDATVAADVQAVVAATLDRWGRLDILVNNAGIGALVETPEMAEEVWDRVFAINTRAIFLFCKAAIPAIREAGGGAIVNIASISGLLGDYAMGAYNASKGAVVNYTRSLALDCGRDGIRVNALCPGLIETEMARAAVADPLDRAFWFDRIPLGRSGTPEEMAAVAAFLASDDASYLTGVILAADGGITAHSGQPNAPQRIRERTRRQG comes from the coding sequence ATGGCAAGGTTTGACGGCAAAGTCGCGATCGTCACTGGCGGCGCGCGCGGGATTGGCGCGGCGATCGTCGCGCGGCTCGCGTCCGAGGGCGCGAAAGTGATGATCGCCGATGTCAACGCCCCGGCCGAGACAGGCGAACACGTCGCCTTCCTCAAGACCGATGCGACCGTGGCCGCTGATGTTCAGGCCGTCGTCGCGGCGACGCTCGATCGCTGGGGGCGGCTCGATATCCTGGTCAACAACGCCGGCATCGGTGCGCTGGTGGAAACGCCCGAGATGGCGGAGGAGGTCTGGGACCGGGTCTTCGCCATCAACACCCGGGCGATCTTCCTGTTCTGCAAGGCGGCGATCCCGGCCATACGTGAGGCCGGCGGCGGCGCCATCGTCAACATCGCCTCGATCTCAGGCCTGTTGGGCGATTACGCGATGGGGGCTTATAACGCGTCCAAAGGCGCCGTGGTGAACTACACGCGCTCGCTGGCACTGGATTGCGGGCGAGACGGGATTCGGGTCAATGCGCTCTGTCCAGGCCTGATCGAGACCGAGATGGCGAGGGCGGCCGTCGCCGATCCGCTCGACCGGGCCTTCTGGTTCGATCGCATACCGCTGGGCCGCTCGGGCACACCCGAGGAGATGGCAGCGGTGGCCGCGTTCCTGGCGTCGGACGACGCCTCCTACCTGACCGGTGTGATCCTGGCGGCCGATGGTGGTATCACCGCCCATTCCGGCCAGCCCAACGCCCCGCAGCGCATTCGCGAACGCACCCGGCGGCAGGGCTGA
- a CDS encoding phosphotransferase family protein: MERRLKHYIASHMPDASDLSVDGLTRIYGGSSQETFRFRACWNERGKSIERRLILRRDAAAGLVVAERDLEYKVYRALAGHGIPIPAVYFLELDPQWLDRPFFIMDLCPGKPGNPFITADPYEGHGEAIGRQFWAIMGRLAAIDHRAVGLETLRNGKAGGGFWSLELDRWETILDEGEWVIEPIVRGSLRWLRRNPPPEPMKPAIVHGDYRSGNFLFTPEGEISAILDWEMCHIGDPMEDIAWAIDPFWPITRHLPLEEGLVRWEQASGSPVDRSALGWWRLFSAVKACAIWTTAEASVASGASYEMTVALSGIRAGHFHRKHLLALLREVGAIA, from the coding sequence ATGGAGCGGCGCCTCAAGCATTACATTGCCAGCCACATGCCCGATGCGAGCGATCTATCGGTCGACGGACTGACCCGGATATATGGCGGCAGCAGCCAGGAAACGTTTCGCTTCCGAGCGTGCTGGAATGAGCGTGGCAAATCGATCGAACGGCGGCTGATCCTCCGACGCGACGCGGCCGCGGGCTTGGTGGTGGCCGAACGCGACCTCGAATATAAGGTTTACAGGGCGCTGGCGGGCCACGGTATTCCCATACCTGCGGTCTATTTCCTGGAACTCGATCCGCAATGGCTCGACCGGCCCTTCTTCATCATGGATCTTTGCCCGGGCAAGCCAGGAAACCCATTCATTACCGCCGACCCCTATGAGGGCCATGGCGAGGCGATCGGTCGGCAGTTCTGGGCGATCATGGGCAGGCTGGCGGCGATCGACCATCGCGCGGTCGGTCTCGAAACGCTGCGCAATGGAAAGGCAGGAGGTGGTTTCTGGTCGCTTGAGCTCGATCGCTGGGAAACGATCCTGGACGAGGGCGAGTGGGTGATCGAGCCGATCGTGCGAGGTTCGCTGCGCTGGCTGCGGCGCAATCCGCCGCCAGAGCCCATGAAACCTGCCATCGTGCATGGCGATTACCGTTCGGGTAATTTCCTGTTCACTCCGGAGGGGGAAATCAGTGCGATTCTCGATTGGGAAATGTGCCACATCGGCGATCCCATGGAGGATATCGCTTGGGCCATCGATCCCTTCTGGCCGATCACCCGGCATCTCCCGCTGGAGGAAGGGTTGGTCCGGTGGGAGCAGGCCAGCGGCTCGCCAGTCGATCGCTCGGCGCTCGGCTGGTGGCGCCTGTTCAGCGCGGTCAAGGCCTGCGCGATCTGGACGACGGCAGAAGCGAGTGTTGCGTCCGGTGCCAGCTACGAGATGACCGTCGCCCTATCTGGCATTCGTGCCGGACATTTCCACCGAAAGCATTTGCTGGCGCTGCTGCGCGAAGTGGGAGCAATCGCATGA
- a CDS encoding nuclear transport factor 2 family protein — protein MSGSIESAVLAAEKRRCDAMLANDNAALEALLDPRLHFSHATGAIDDKAALLAKMAAGRIHYVAITWSEEKVTPLGPDAALLTGRMTTDVRVEGVDKRLNNRVITVWSKAGDDWRLVAVQSTPLAG, from the coding sequence TTGAGCGGATCTATCGAAAGCGCGGTACTGGCGGCCGAAAAGCGGCGCTGCGACGCGATGCTGGCGAACGACAATGCCGCGCTCGAGGCCCTGCTCGATCCGCGCCTGCACTTCAGCCACGCCACCGGCGCGATCGACGACAAGGCCGCCCTGCTCGCCAAGATGGCCGCCGGCCGTATCCACTATGTCGCCATCACCTGGTCGGAGGAGAAGGTGACGCCGCTCGGGCCCGATGCCGCCCTGCTCACCGGACGGATGACCACCGACGTGCGTGTCGAAGGCGTCGACAAGCGGCTCAACAACCGGGTCATCACCGTCTGGAGCAAGGCGGGCGACGACTGGCGCCTCGTCGCCGTCCAGTCGACGCCGCTGGCGGGTTGA
- a CDS encoding acyl-CoA synthetase, with translation MHPRLHAETFPEKAAVIMAGTGETISYGELEERANRGAHALRALGLGNGDTLALASDNRPEVFDIYWAAQRAGLILVPLSARLKSDEIAYIVNDSEAKALLVSDALADTARDVATKRGGMPGLAHVLTIGTVGNLPEWRGLCLDQPASPIDDEQIGGRMSYSSGTTGRPKGIRYASTGGSPVQPNPGAQLFGRLYGVGKHTIYLSPAPLYHAAPLGFTAGIQALGGTTVIMPKFDAESFLGAIARWRINAAMVVPTMFIRLLRLPEEVRDRYDISSLKTVIHAAAPCPIPVKQAMIDWLGPIIDEFYAGSEGNGHVTINSEEWLRKPGSVGRAVVGEIHICDDDGTELPIGETGTIFFSGGKPFRYHNDPAKTAAAQNPLRPDWTTMGDVGHVDEEGYLFLSDRKDFMIISGGVNVYPQEVENLLATHPAVADAAVFGVPHPDFGEEVKAVIQPACWESATEEFANELIDWCRERLANVKCPRSIDFEKELPRAETGKLYKKELKARYWPAN, from the coding sequence ATGCATCCACGCCTCCATGCCGAGACCTTCCCCGAAAAGGCTGCCGTGATCATGGCCGGGACAGGTGAGACAATCAGCTATGGCGAACTTGAGGAGCGTGCCAATCGCGGCGCTCATGCGCTCCGAGCACTGGGCCTGGGCAACGGCGACACGCTTGCATTGGCCAGCGACAATCGGCCCGAGGTGTTCGACATCTACTGGGCGGCTCAGCGTGCCGGATTGATTCTGGTGCCTCTCTCGGCCCGGCTCAAGTCCGACGAAATCGCCTATATCGTGAACGACAGCGAGGCAAAGGCACTGCTGGTGTCCGACGCGCTCGCGGATACCGCGCGCGATGTTGCGACGAAACGCGGCGGCATGCCGGGGCTGGCTCATGTCTTGACGATCGGCACCGTTGGCAATCTTCCGGAGTGGCGGGGTCTTTGCCTCGACCAGCCCGCGTCGCCGATTGACGATGAGCAGATCGGCGGAAGAATGTCCTATTCGTCGGGTACGACCGGCCGCCCCAAGGGGATTCGCTACGCCTCAACTGGCGGGTCGCCTGTCCAACCCAATCCCGGCGCGCAATTGTTCGGCCGCCTGTATGGGGTGGGCAAGCACACGATCTACTTGTCACCTGCCCCGCTCTATCACGCCGCACCGCTCGGCTTCACCGCCGGGATCCAGGCGCTGGGCGGCACGACCGTGATCATGCCCAAGTTCGATGCGGAAAGTTTCCTGGGTGCGATCGCACGGTGGAGGATCAACGCGGCGATGGTGGTACCGACCATGTTTATCCGCCTGCTCAGGCTGCCCGAGGAGGTCAGGGACCGCTACGATATCTCTTCGCTGAAGACGGTGATCCACGCGGCCGCCCCCTGTCCCATTCCGGTGAAGCAGGCGATGATCGACTGGCTCGGCCCGATCATCGACGAATTCTACGCCGGATCCGAGGGCAATGGCCATGTCACGATCAACAGCGAGGAATGGCTGCGCAAACCCGGTTCTGTCGGCCGCGCGGTGGTTGGCGAGATCCACATCTGCGACGACGACGGCACGGAGTTGCCGATAGGCGAGACCGGAACGATCTTTTTTAGCGGCGGGAAGCCGTTCCGCTACCACAACGATCCGGCAAAGACCGCTGCGGCGCAGAACCCATTGCGCCCGGACTGGACGACCATGGGCGATGTCGGCCACGTTGACGAGGAAGGCTACCTCTTCCTGTCGGATCGCAAGGACTTCATGATCATTTCGGGCGGCGTTAACGTCTACCCGCAGGAAGTCGAAAACCTGCTGGCGACTCATCCCGCGGTGGCGGATGCCGCGGTCTTCGGAGTGCCGCATCCCGATTTCGGCGAAGAAGTGAAAGCTGTGATCCAGCCAGCCTGCTGGGAGTCCGCTACCGAAGAATTCGCCAACGAACTGATCGATTGGTGCCGCGAGCGACTGGCGAACGTGAAGTGCCCTCGCAGCATCGATTTCGAGAAGGAGTTGCCCCGCGCCGAAACCGGTAAGCTCTACAAAAAGGAGCTGAAGGCTCGTTACTGGCCCGCAAATTAG
- a CDS encoding cytochrome P450, with translation MHDTDLPAEAIADPRTFTDNRALHGLLARLRRTDPLPYIQAEDYAPFWLVTRHADIMAIERNAKRFINEPRQVLLPLSYEAMARQAAGGKDTKDFMRNLILMDGEEHLAYRAITQSYFTPKGLEATLRDIETLAGEFISQMAKSDGECDFAQIAMPFPLRVIMSMLGVPQEDEPMMMRLTQQTLSSQDPEFQAEGGGARTAMMEMYAYFQKIIADRRSKPNGDLSSVIANARINGEHLSDRDVFGYFNIIATAGHDTTSYSLTGGLLALLDHSEEMAKLRADPSLLPLAVEEILRWTTPVKHFCRTAVENSEVAGKKVKAGDHLLLSYPSASFDETVYEDPFTFRIDRQPNRHLAFGTGPHVCLGQYLARFELVSFFRELIARVEHIELADTPRIVEGSFVGGVKYLPVRYRMR, from the coding sequence ATGCATGACACCGACCTGCCGGCAGAAGCCATTGCCGACCCCCGCACCTTTACCGACAATCGGGCGCTGCACGGATTGCTCGCAAGGCTGCGGCGGACCGATCCACTGCCCTATATCCAGGCCGAGGATTACGCGCCGTTCTGGCTAGTGACCCGCCACGCAGATATCATGGCAATTGAACGGAACGCGAAGCGCTTCATCAATGAACCTCGCCAGGTACTATTGCCCCTGTCCTATGAGGCGATGGCACGGCAGGCAGCAGGCGGAAAGGATACCAAGGATTTCATGCGCAACCTCATCCTGATGGATGGGGAAGAGCACCTTGCCTATCGTGCGATAACCCAGAGCTACTTCACCCCCAAGGGCCTTGAAGCGACCCTTCGGGACATCGAAACGCTGGCCGGCGAATTCATCTCCCAGATGGCGAAGAGCGATGGCGAATGTGATTTCGCCCAGATCGCCATGCCGTTCCCGCTGCGTGTTATCATGTCAATGCTGGGCGTGCCGCAGGAAGACGAGCCGATGATGATGCGCCTGACCCAACAGACACTGTCGAGCCAGGATCCGGAATTCCAGGCGGAAGGTGGTGGCGCGCGAACGGCCATGATGGAAATGTACGCGTATTTCCAGAAAATCATCGCGGACCGGCGCAGCAAACCTAATGGCGATCTTTCCAGCGTGATCGCAAATGCACGTATCAACGGCGAACACCTCTCCGACCGCGACGTCTTCGGCTATTTCAACATCATTGCCACGGCCGGCCACGACACCACCAGTTACAGCCTGACGGGCGGCCTGCTCGCTCTGCTCGATCATTCGGAGGAAATGGCAAAACTGCGTGCCGATCCGTCGCTGCTGCCGCTTGCCGTGGAGGAAATTCTGCGGTGGACCACGCCGGTCAAGCACTTCTGCCGCACAGCTGTCGAAAATAGCGAAGTTGCAGGAAAAAAGGTGAAGGCGGGCGATCACCTGTTGCTCAGCTATCCTTCCGCGAGCTTCGACGAGACGGTCTATGAAGATCCCTTCACCTTCCGCATCGATCGCCAACCAAATCGCCACCTCGCCTTCGGAACCGGGCCCCATGTCTGCCTCGGCCAGTATCTGGCGCGGTTTGAACTTGTTTCCTTCTTCCGTGAACTGATCGCACGGGTCGAGCACATCGAACTGGCGGACACGCCGCGCATCGTTGAAGGAAGCTTTGTCGGCGGGGTGAAATATCTACCCGTGCGCTATCGTATGCGCTGA
- a CDS encoding TetR/AcrR family transcriptional regulator — MGEFQRRRKQDSRQQLLAAATEAFCANGYFAISVDEIATAAGVSRMTFYRHFSSKAALAAELFRQSSEAAMPRLLAIGQRDFRERQVVLAWIAELFEANRASGPILRVFMQANAEELGFTQTGHSFITDLIVRLGQYIPAFALDPDDPRDRRGWVAAWLLLYEILDQGNHAARGAGVATDPLAIEILGERFLGFVNAEVRRGR, encoded by the coding sequence TTGGGGGAATTCCAGCGCCGGCGCAAGCAGGACAGCCGCCAGCAATTGCTGGCGGCTGCGACCGAGGCCTTTTGCGCGAACGGCTATTTCGCGATTTCCGTGGACGAGATCGCCACCGCGGCCGGGGTCAGCCGGATGACGTTCTACCGCCATTTCAGCAGCAAGGCAGCGCTTGCGGCCGAGCTGTTCCGCCAGAGTTCCGAAGCTGCCATGCCCCGCCTCCTTGCCATCGGCCAGCGTGATTTCCGCGAGCGTCAGGTCGTTCTGGCCTGGATCGCCGAGCTTTTCGAAGCCAATCGCGCCAGTGGCCCGATCCTGCGCGTATTCATGCAAGCGAACGCCGAAGAGCTCGGCTTTACCCAGACGGGCCACAGCTTCATCACTGATCTGATCGTCCGCCTCGGTCAGTACATTCCTGCATTCGCGCTTGATCCCGATGATCCGAGAGACCGTCGTGGGTGGGTTGCGGCCTGGCTGCTGCTTTATGAAATTCTCGATCAGGGTAATCATGCCGCGCGCGGCGCGGGCGTCGCCACGGATCCGCTGGCTATCGAAATCCTGGGCGAACGTTTCCTTGGCTTTGTGAACGCGGAGGTACGTCGCGGCAGGTAA
- a CDS encoding SMP-30/gluconolactonase/LRE family protein, which translates to MTEVRVAFDAGNHLGETPIWSASEQSLWWVNCEHPPELHRWHPESGAHAMWPMPQRIGGFVPKAKGGLLVALADGLYDFDPESGELSFRVPSPFPAHVKLHECHCDRQGRFWIGGFDTRYPTDRTSADSGYCRLDGDRLTLVITGVHVANGLAFSPDGSTMYAVTSPTRQVEAFDLDPATGELSNRRSFVKLGDGEGFADGATVDSEGGYWLANVAAGALRRYLPDGTLDRIVALPFSNPTKPAFGGPEFKTLYVTSTQMAMPPVTASTVSNGPLFAFEPGETGVAEVPFTG; encoded by the coding sequence ATGACCGAAGTTCGAGTCGCCTTCGACGCCGGCAACCATCTCGGCGAAACGCCGATCTGGTCGGCGAGCGAACAGTCGCTGTGGTGGGTCAATTGCGAACATCCGCCCGAACTGCATCGCTGGCATCCAGAAAGCGGCGCACACGCAATGTGGCCGATGCCACAACGCATCGGCGGCTTCGTGCCCAAGGCGAAAGGCGGCCTGCTCGTGGCACTCGCCGACGGGCTCTACGATTTCGATCCGGAGAGCGGCGAGTTGTCCTTCCGCGTGCCCTCACCCTTCCCCGCGCACGTGAAACTCCACGAATGCCATTGCGACCGGCAGGGACGGTTCTGGATCGGCGGCTTCGACACCCGCTATCCCACCGACCGGACATCGGCGGATTCGGGCTATTGCCGGCTAGACGGCGACCGGCTGACCCTCGTGATCACCGGCGTCCATGTCGCCAACGGTCTTGCCTTCAGCCCCGACGGCTCGACGATGTACGCGGTCACCTCGCCGACGCGCCAGGTCGAAGCCTTCGACCTCGATCCCGCCACCGGCGAGCTCTCGAACCGCCGCTCTTTCGTGAAGCTGGGCGATGGCGAAGGCTTCGCCGACGGGGCGACCGTGGACAGCGAGGGCGGCTACTGGCTGGCCAATGTCGCCGCCGGCGCGCTGCGCCGCTATCTGCCCGACGGGACGCTCGACCGGATCGTCGCCCTGCCGTTCTCCAATCCGACCAAGCCCGCGTTCGGCGGCCCCGAGTTCAAGACGCTCTATGTCACGAGCACGCAGATGGCGATGCCCCCCGTCACGGCCTCAACCGTGTCGAACGGACCCCTTTTCGCCTTCGAGCCTGGCGAGACCGGTGTCGCTGAAGTGCCGTTCACCGGTTGA
- a CDS encoding MFS transporter, whose amino-acid sequence MGTTTARQEWALMWPLPLASTVGVSSGAMFAFSSGVFMEEMTGAFGWTRAQFSSTFVIMMGLGLFLGPAVGWLIDRIGPRRVALIGILPFVVTFSMLGLASGPLWQWSALCVLFALFQIALGQVTWVTAVIGRFEASRGLALAVTLAGLGLGSFVWPQLAAIYIERLGWRLAFPAMALTWMIVALPLTLAFFYGANDRSALPRQKQVRRPYGPALRSRSFIGLVLAGGLFASAYFGLQVHLAPLLKSGGMTLTSAAGIVGLIGIFSVIGRLATGHLLDHLPTRLIGVVAFLLPAVSALLLMLLPGSVPAAIAAVALLGLASGAELDIITFIAARRFGRDVFGSIYALFMAIISVCASVGPVVAGSLFDAAGSYHGFLVYMVAAVVTAAALIAWIPISSERETAPVPATA is encoded by the coding sequence ATGGGAACGACAACGGCGCGGCAGGAATGGGCCTTGATGTGGCCGCTACCGCTCGCCTCGACGGTGGGCGTCTCGAGCGGCGCCATGTTCGCCTTCTCAAGCGGCGTATTCATGGAGGAAATGACCGGCGCCTTTGGCTGGACCCGCGCGCAGTTCTCGTCGACTTTCGTGATAATGATGGGGCTTGGCCTGTTCCTCGGGCCGGCGGTCGGCTGGCTGATCGACCGGATAGGGCCGCGGCGGGTGGCGCTGATCGGCATCTTGCCCTTCGTCGTCACTTTTTCGATGCTGGGGCTGGCGAGCGGACCGCTGTGGCAATGGTCAGCGCTTTGCGTCCTGTTTGCGCTCTTCCAGATCGCTCTCGGCCAGGTGACCTGGGTTACCGCAGTTATCGGCCGTTTTGAGGCTTCGCGCGGGCTGGCGCTGGCGGTGACACTGGCGGGTTTGGGGCTTGGCAGTTTCGTCTGGCCGCAACTTGCTGCCATCTATATCGAGCGGTTGGGCTGGCGTCTGGCGTTTCCGGCAATGGCTTTGACCTGGATGATCGTCGCGCTGCCCCTGACACTGGCCTTCTTCTACGGGGCCAATGATCGCAGCGCCTTACCCCGGCAGAAGCAGGTGCGGAGGCCCTACGGTCCTGCGCTCAGATCACGCAGCTTCATCGGGCTGGTGTTGGCGGGCGGGCTGTTCGCCAGCGCCTATTTCGGACTTCAGGTCCATCTGGCGCCCTTGCTCAAGAGTGGCGGAATGACGTTGACCTCAGCCGCGGGCATCGTCGGGCTGATCGGTATCTTCTCGGTAATCGGCCGACTCGCGACCGGCCATTTGCTCGACCACCTGCCGACGCGGCTCATCGGCGTCGTCGCCTTCCTGCTCCCGGCGGTTTCGGCGCTACTGCTGATGCTGTTGCCCGGTTCGGTGCCGGCGGCCATCGCCGCGGTCGCGTTGCTCGGACTAGCTTCCGGGGCGGAGCTGGACATCATCACATTCATCGCGGCACGCCGCTTCGGTCGTGACGTGTTCGGCTCGATCTATGCGCTGTTCATGGCGATCATATCGGTCTGTGCGAGCGTCGGGCCGGTTGTCGCCGGAAGTCTGTTTGATGCTGCGGGATCTTACCACGGCTTCCTTGTCTACATGGTCGCGGCGGTCGTCACTGCCGCCGCATTGATCGCGTGGATTCCGATCAGCTCCGAACGGGAGACCGCTCCAGTTCCCGCCACAGCATAA